In the genome of Hyphomonas sp. Mor2, one region contains:
- a CDS encoding squalene/phytoene synthase family protein, which produces MTSPASDSLSDILTRLDARVRRVDEERWLSSRYASADQRQSLIVLYAFYYELARVRVAVTDQTMGQIRFQWWRDALDELARGDVRQHDVVLALQAETTAEHLKIAALRSMIERFEAAFLANDRRQEPEDLLAIAAAGVCAPEHEGQAVIERIALDWAQLRRGEAVPDLSPRQSIPTPLRPAVAHFRLRHLWTRGQTPSQFSTRLCILMAVFTGKV; this is translated from the coding sequence ATGACCAGTCCTGCCAGTGATTCTTTGTCAGATATTTTGACTCGCCTGGATGCGCGCGTCCGCCGCGTCGACGAGGAACGGTGGCTTTCGAGCCGTTATGCGTCCGCGGATCAGCGCCAATCGCTGATCGTGCTGTATGCGTTCTATTATGAACTCGCCAGAGTGCGGGTGGCTGTGACCGATCAGACCATGGGACAGATCCGTTTCCAATGGTGGCGAGACGCCCTGGACGAGCTGGCGCGCGGCGACGTTCGCCAGCATGACGTTGTGCTGGCGCTGCAAGCCGAGACGACTGCGGAGCATCTGAAAATCGCGGCCTTGCGAAGCATGATCGAACGATTTGAAGCCGCGTTTCTCGCCAATGATCGCCGTCAGGAGCCGGAAGATCTTCTGGCCATTGCTGCAGCGGGTGTTTGCGCGCCGGAACACGAGGGGCAAGCAGTCATCGAGCGGATCGCGCTGGACTGGGCGCAGTTGCGACGGGGCGAGGCGGTTCCCGATCTTTCGCCGCGCCAGTCTATTCCTACGCCATTGCGCCCGGCTGTCGCGCATTTTCGGCTGCGCCACCTCTGGACACGAGGTCAGACACCGAGCCAGTTCTCAACCCGGCTGTGCATATTGATGGCCGTGTTCACCGGCAAAGTCTGA
- a CDS encoding TolC family outer membrane protein, translated as MFRKSALISLSALLLAMPGQTETLQEALDQAFQTNPALAAQRADVGVAREQLNQARGARAPTVELSGSATFESLDSNQPIAFNTGENTLASAQLRATLPVYTGGQINAGIAQAKAGISAANAQFDGVAQDLILNVVTAYVDVIRDREAIRIRANSVALLEEQLRAATDRFEVGFATRTDVKQAEARLQGARASLAGAEAQLEASLSIYELFVGQPAGDLTPVPNAPTLPENFATSLQAALADNPDLKALRDAERVAEQGVKSAQGATRPSLSIVGSASVQETIDQEATAISPTMGIITLPPDNYRDTQLRLLAQGSVPLFQGGVLRSRIRAARLERDQARLQTVNAERQITASVAQAWYSNIAAEQAIIASERQVEAAEIAYEGAQEELSVGTRTTLDVLDQEQQLLEARLGLINARRDAYVASHQLLRAMGKLAL; from the coding sequence ATGTTTCGCAAATCCGCCCTGATTTCACTCTCGGCATTGCTCCTCGCCATGCCGGGACAGACGGAAACCTTGCAAGAAGCGCTCGATCAGGCGTTTCAGACCAATCCGGCGCTGGCGGCGCAGCGGGCGGATGTTGGTGTGGCCCGCGAACAGCTCAATCAGGCCCGCGGTGCCCGTGCACCAACGGTGGAACTTTCTGGCTCAGCGACATTTGAATCGCTCGATAGCAATCAACCGATCGCCTTCAATACCGGCGAGAACACGCTCGCCTCGGCGCAGCTGCGGGCGACCTTGCCCGTCTATACAGGCGGTCAGATCAATGCCGGGATTGCCCAGGCCAAAGCGGGCATTTCCGCCGCGAACGCGCAGTTTGACGGCGTTGCTCAGGATCTGATCCTGAACGTCGTGACGGCCTATGTCGATGTGATCCGAGACCGCGAAGCCATCCGCATCCGGGCGAACAGTGTGGCCTTGCTGGAAGAGCAGCTTCGCGCCGCCACAGACCGTTTCGAGGTCGGTTTTGCCACGCGCACAGACGTCAAGCAGGCCGAAGCCCGCCTGCAGGGCGCCCGGGCTTCGCTCGCCGGGGCCGAGGCCCAGCTCGAAGCCTCCTTGTCGATCTATGAACTGTTTGTCGGACAGCCTGCCGGGGATCTGACGCCCGTGCCGAACGCGCCGACCTTGCCAGAGAACTTTGCAACCTCGCTGCAGGCGGCGCTGGCAGACAATCCGGACCTGAAAGCCCTTCGCGATGCAGAGCGTGTCGCCGAACAAGGGGTGAAATCCGCGCAAGGCGCCACGCGTCCGAGCCTGTCCATTGTTGGATCGGCGAGTGTGCAGGAAACGATTGACCAGGAAGCCACGGCGATCTCCCCGACAATGGGCATCATTACCTTGCCGCCGGACAATTATCGCGACACGCAGCTGCGCCTTCTCGCGCAAGGCAGCGTCCCACTGTTCCAGGGCGGCGTGCTGCGCAGCCGCATCCGTGCCGCGCGCCTAGAGCGCGATCAGGCGCGTCTGCAGACCGTGAACGCGGAACGCCAGATCACCGCCAGTGTCGCGCAGGCCTGGTACTCCAATATCGCCGCAGAGCAGGCCATCATAGCGTCCGAACGTCAGGTCGAAGCGGCCGAGATCGCCTATGAGGGCGCACAGGAAGAGCTGAGCGTCGGCACCCGGACCACACTGGACGTTCTCGACCAGGAACAGCAATTGCTGGAAGCCCGTCTCGGTCTGATCAATGCCCGGCGAGACGCCTATGTCGCGTCGCATCAGCTGCTGCGGGCAATGGGCAAGCTGGCGCTGTAA
- a CDS encoding DUF2497 domain-containing protein gives MGTAMAEQAQKEPTMEEILSSIRKIIADDDAPAQDAAETITEDELDVFDEIEVPESSSDDSIIESEEDVLAAISQSMEDVTDELELDAPAEPAVEDEPFEFEEDSFDTFAADDFEGVEDFAEAEDSFEPVEEETLVMEAAPLPEPEPEPEPLPEPAALEEETPMSAKPAPLTDTATVTAAAGALGKLLENVEFGEDAGGATTIEGLVREMMRPMLKEWLDENLPGIVEKHVEAEVQRIARMAG, from the coding sequence ATGGGAACGGCTATGGCGGAGCAAGCGCAAAAAGAACCGACCATGGAGGAGATCCTCTCTTCCATCCGAAAAATCATCGCAGACGATGATGCCCCGGCGCAAGACGCAGCGGAGACGATCACCGAAGACGAACTCGACGTGTTCGACGAGATCGAGGTCCCGGAAAGCTCCAGCGACGACTCCATCATCGAGTCGGAAGAGGATGTGCTCGCGGCGATCAGCCAGTCCATGGAAGACGTGACCGACGAGCTGGAGCTGGACGCCCCGGCTGAACCAGCCGTCGAAGACGAACCGTTCGAGTTTGAAGAAGACAGTTTCGACACCTTTGCTGCGGACGATTTCGAAGGCGTCGAGGATTTTGCCGAAGCCGAGGACAGCTTCGAGCCTGTCGAAGAAGAAACCCTAGTCATGGAAGCGGCGCCCCTGCCAGAGCCTGAGCCTGAGCCAGAGCCGCTTCCGGAACCTGCTGCCCTTGAAGAGGAGACCCCGATGTCTGCAAAACCCGCCCCGCTGACTGATACAGCGACTGTGACTGCAGCTGCTGGCGCCCTCGGTAAACTGCTTGAGAATGTCGAGTTTGGCGAAGACGCTGGCGGTGCCACCACGATTGAAGGCCTGGTGCGCGAGATGATGCGTCCTATGCTGAAAGAGTGGCTGGACGAGAACCTACCAGGCATCGTTGAGAAACACGTGGAAGCCGAAGTGCAGCGCATTGCGCGCATGGCTGGCTAG
- a CDS encoding valine--tRNA ligase, producing the protein MIDQRFDPKAHEQRIYQRWEEAGCFRPSMDTAAEPYAIMIPPPNVTGSLHMGHALNNTIQDILCRFERMRGKNVRWQPGMDHAGIATQMVVERQLAASGNQDRRSLGRDAFVEKVWEWKEESGGTILNQLKRLGASCDWDNTKFTLDDDLNIAVNKVFVDLYNEGLIYRAKRLVNWDPHFQTAISNLEVENKEVDGHMWHFKYPLAGGETYTYVERDEDGNVTLEETRDYISIATTRPETMLGDGAVAVHPSDERYAPIVGKLCEIPVGPKEHRRLIPIITDEYPDPDFGSGAVKITGAHDFNDYQVAKRGGIPMYALMDEKGFMRADGKAYADEAAVAQRIAEGREDFDEAKIAAMNLVPDQYRGLERFEARKAVVADISAEGNAVMVADPKHKDEETEAPLVPLVENKKIMQPFGDRSGVVIEPMLTDQWFVDAEKLAKPAIEAVRAGKTKFVPENWDRTYYNWMENIEPWCISRQLWWGHRIPVWYGPPLNEDGTVGAEHFTEFVAETPDLAKAKAEELYGCSVSIVRGIELPMHERSDPEKGPVRYERVELWQDEDVLDTWFSSGLWPFSTQGWPEKTDGLDAFYPGATLVTAFDIIFFWVARMMMLGIKFMDGEVPFKDVYIHAIVRDENGKKMSKSEGNVVDPVDLIDGIEIDELVRKRTTGLRQPEKAPQVEKATRKRYPQGFEAYGADALRFTLAAMATKGRDINLSVDRVAGYRNFGSKLWSATRFAQMYEATFGGSVNPETLRLALNQWIIGELYKCCAEVSEAIEDYRFNDAADAAYHFVWDVFCDWYLELSKPILQGEEGAEKDETRAVLSWTLEQIFALLHPFMPFITETLWQQTAERSEFLMQQSWPGLANSYTNAEAADELDWVLKTISQVRSVRADVNVPAGAKVPASLVGANQTTAKRLAAHGDVIKRLARLEKLEIADAAAPGSVKTVVDEATVGLEIADLIDASEEVARLDKQLGKLGGEITGLEKRLGNEAFVAKAPAEVVAEQRERLAELQGTRDKLSAAREQLAAL; encoded by the coding sequence ATGATCGACCAGCGTTTTGACCCCAAGGCTCACGAGCAGCGCATCTATCAGCGCTGGGAAGAGGCAGGCTGTTTCCGGCCCAGCATGGACACCGCCGCCGAGCCCTATGCGATCATGATCCCGCCGCCCAACGTGACCGGCAGCCTGCATATGGGCCACGCGCTCAACAATACGATCCAGGACATCCTGTGCCGGTTTGAGCGGATGCGCGGCAAGAATGTCCGCTGGCAACCCGGCATGGACCATGCCGGTATCGCCACTCAGATGGTGGTTGAGCGCCAGCTGGCAGCTTCTGGCAACCAGGACCGCCGCAGTTTGGGCCGCGACGCCTTTGTCGAGAAAGTCTGGGAGTGGAAGGAAGAGTCAGGCGGGACGATCCTCAACCAGCTCAAACGTCTCGGCGCGTCCTGTGATTGGGACAATACGAAATTCACCCTCGACGATGACCTCAATATTGCGGTGAACAAGGTGTTCGTCGACCTCTATAATGAAGGCCTGATCTATCGCGCCAAGCGCCTGGTGAACTGGGACCCGCATTTCCAGACCGCGATTTCCAATCTCGAAGTCGAGAACAAGGAAGTCGACGGCCATATGTGGCACTTCAAATACCCGCTGGCGGGCGGCGAAACCTACACCTATGTCGAGCGCGACGAGGACGGAAACGTCACGCTGGAGGAGACACGCGACTATATCTCCATCGCTACGACCCGGCCTGAAACCATGCTGGGCGATGGCGCCGTGGCCGTGCATCCGAGCGATGAGCGCTATGCGCCAATCGTTGGCAAACTGTGCGAGATCCCGGTCGGCCCTAAGGAGCATCGCCGCCTGATCCCGATCATCACGGATGAGTACCCGGACCCGGACTTTGGCTCCGGTGCCGTGAAGATTACCGGCGCGCACGACTTCAACGACTATCAGGTCGCCAAGCGCGGCGGCATTCCGATGTACGCGCTGATGGACGAAAAGGGCTTCATGCGGGCAGACGGCAAGGCCTATGCCGATGAGGCTGCGGTGGCGCAGCGCATCGCTGAGGGTAGGGAAGACTTTGACGAGGCCAAGATCGCGGCGATGAACCTGGTCCCGGACCAGTATCGCGGCCTGGAACGGTTCGAGGCCCGCAAGGCGGTGGTCGCGGACATCTCGGCTGAAGGCAATGCGGTGATGGTGGCCGATCCGAAACACAAGGATGAAGAGACCGAAGCGCCGCTGGTCCCACTGGTCGAGAACAAGAAGATCATGCAGCCCTTCGGTGACCGCTCCGGCGTCGTCATTGAGCCGATGTTGACGGATCAATGGTTCGTCGATGCTGAGAAGCTCGCCAAACCTGCCATCGAAGCCGTACGCGCTGGCAAGACCAAGTTCGTACCGGAGAATTGGGACCGGACGTACTATAATTGGATGGAGAATATCGAGCCCTGGTGCATCTCCCGCCAGCTCTGGTGGGGGCACCGGATTCCGGTTTGGTATGGGCCGCCCCTCAATGAAGATGGAACCGTTGGAGCAGAGCATTTTACTGAATTCGTGGCGGAAACCCCTGACCTCGCGAAGGCAAAAGCTGAAGAGCTCTATGGTTGTAGCGTTTCAATCGTTCGCGGCATCGAGCTCCCAATGCACGAACGGTCCGACCCTGAGAAGGGACCTGTTCGATACGAACGTGTGGAGTTGTGGCAAGACGAAGACGTCCTCGACACCTGGTTCAGCTCGGGCCTCTGGCCGTTTTCAACGCAGGGCTGGCCGGAGAAGACCGATGGCCTCGACGCCTTCTATCCGGGCGCAACGCTCGTCACCGCGTTCGACATCATCTTCTTCTGGGTCGCGCGGATGATGATGCTGGGCATCAAATTTATGGACGGCGAAGTGCCGTTCAAGGACGTCTATATCCACGCCATCGTTCGGGATGAGAACGGCAAGAAAATGTCCAAGTCCGAGGGCAATGTCGTCGACCCGGTCGACCTGATTGATGGCATCGAAATTGACGAACTGGTCCGGAAACGCACCACTGGTCTGAGACAGCCGGAAAAGGCCCCGCAAGTCGAGAAAGCGACCCGCAAACGCTATCCGCAAGGATTCGAAGCCTATGGCGCCGATGCGCTGCGCTTCACGCTGGCGGCGATGGCGACCAAGGGACGCGACATCAATCTGTCGGTTGATCGCGTCGCAGGCTACCGCAATTTCGGTTCCAAATTATGGAGCGCGACCAGGTTCGCACAAATGTACGAAGCCACGTTTGGCGGCTCGGTAAACCCGGAAACATTACGGTTGGCGCTGAATCAGTGGATCATTGGTGAGCTGTACAAATGCTGCGCCGAAGTCTCCGAAGCGATCGAGGATTATCGCTTCAACGACGCCGCAGACGCCGCTTATCACTTCGTCTGGGACGTATTCTGCGACTGGTACCTGGAACTGTCCAAACCGATCCTGCAGGGCGAGGAGGGGGCCGAAAAGGACGAAACCCGCGCCGTCCTGTCCTGGACGCTCGAACAAATCTTCGCGCTGCTGCATCCGTTCATGCCTTTCATCACCGAAACGCTGTGGCAGCAGACGGCGGAGCGCTCCGAATTCCTCATGCAGCAATCCTGGCCAGGCCTCGCCAATAGCTACACCAATGCAGAGGCGGCGGACGAACTCGACTGGGTGCTGAAGACGATTTCGCAGGTCCGGTCCGTTCGGGCTGACGTCAACGTCCCCGCGGGCGCGAAAGTGCCGGCCAGCCTGGTCGGCGCCAATCAGACAACCGCCAAACGCCTCGCCGCGCATGGCGATGTCATCAAACGCCTGGCCCGCCTCGAGAAGCTCGAGATCGCCGATGCTGCCGCGCCCGGTTCGGTCAAAACCGTCGTCGACGAGGCCACCGTCGGGCTCGAAATCGCCGACCTGATCGATGCCAGCGAAGAGGTTGCTCGGCTCGACAAGCAGCTTGGCAAACTGGGCGGTGAGATTACCGGCCTCGAAAAACGCCTCGGGAACGAAGCGTTTGTCGCCAAGGCACCGGCTGAAGTGGTCGCCGAACAGCGTGAGCGGCTTGCCGAATTGCAAGGGACGCGCGACAAGCTGAGTGCGGCGCGGGAGCAACTCGCCGCCTTGTGA
- a CDS encoding isoaspartyl peptidase/L-asparaginase gives MSVETDRPEWRLVIHGGAGVILRENLTPEREAAYTAALETALEAGAAVLREGGSSLDAIQAAVIPMEDDPLFNAGHGAVFTAAAEHELDASIMSGVGRDAGAVAGVKRVKNPILAARAVMDQSEHVMFAGAGADTFAESVGLEMVDNSYFDTEARRQSLERVLREMARTDADRHGTVGAVAIDQDGNLAAATTTGGMTAKAAGRIGDSPLIGAATYAENGVCAVSATGHGEYFIRVAVAKTICARVELAGESIGDAAQSALDQVADLGGDGGVVVIGGDGQYEYVFNSKGMYRGMIDPDGMETAIFEQE, from the coding sequence ATGAGCGTTGAAACAGACCGTCCCGAATGGCGCCTGGTGATTCATGGCGGGGCAGGCGTGATCCTGCGAGAGAACCTCACACCCGAGCGCGAGGCGGCCTACACGGCGGCACTGGAAACCGCGCTTGAGGCGGGCGCGGCCGTGCTGCGCGAAGGCGGCTCATCGCTGGATGCGATCCAGGCAGCAGTGATCCCAATGGAAGACGATCCGCTGTTCAATGCCGGACACGGCGCGGTGTTTACCGCCGCCGCCGAACATGAGCTCGATGCTTCGATCATGAGCGGCGTGGGCCGGGACGCAGGCGCTGTCGCAGGCGTGAAACGCGTGAAGAACCCGATCCTGGCCGCGCGTGCGGTGATGGACCAATCCGAACACGTCATGTTTGCCGGAGCGGGCGCCGACACGTTTGCTGAATCCGTTGGCCTGGAAATGGTCGACAATAGCTATTTCGACACCGAGGCGCGCCGCCAGTCGCTAGAACGCGTGCTGCGTGAGATGGCCCGCACGGATGCGGATCGGCACGGCACAGTCGGCGCGGTCGCAATCGACCAGGATGGCAATCTGGCCGCCGCCACGACCACAGGCGGCATGACGGCCAAGGCCGCCGGACGGATCGGGGATTCTCCGCTCATCGGCGCCGCGACCTATGCGGAGAATGGTGTCTGCGCGGTCTCCGCGACCGGGCACGGCGAATATTTTATCCGCGTCGCCGTCGCCAAGACGATCTGCGCCCGCGTGGAGCTGGCGGGTGAAAGTATTGGCGACGCGGCTCAGAGCGCGCTCGATCAGGTCGCTGATCTGGGCGGGGATGGCGGCGTGGTCGTGATCGGCGGGGATGGCCAATATGAGTATGTTTTCAACTCAAAAGGCATGTATCGCGGCATGATCGACCCGGATGGCATGGAAACCGCCATTTTCGAGCAAGAATAG
- the ilvD gene encoding dihydroxy-acid dehydratase: MSKTWDKSKLPSRHVTEGPARAPHRSYYYAMGLSTKDIQKPFVGVASCWNEAAPCNTALMRQAHAVSEGVKEADGTPREFCTITVTDGIAMGHEGMRSSLVSRDWIADTVELTMRGHSYDALVGVAGCDKSLPGMMMAMLRLNVPSVFLYGGSIMPGSFEGRDVTVLDVFEAVGAHAAGSNDMDSDKLRALEKVACPGDGACGGQFTANTMACVSEAIGLALPLSSAMPAPWTDRDGYARESGKVVMDLVARNLRPREICTREAFENAAIVVAATGGSTNAALHLPAMAHECGVEFTLRHVAEVFERTPYIADLKPGGNYVAKDFGEAGGVPMLMRTLMDEKIVNPDCLTVTGKSWGDYLEGMSFDETQKVIYPAGKPITENGGVVGLWGSLAPDGAIVKVAGLEKLQFTGKARVFDGEEACFEAVSNREYEAGDVLVIRYEGPKGGPGMREMLSTTAAIYGQGMGDKVALITDGRFSGATRGFCIGHVGPEAQEGGPIGLLEDGDVIIIDAEKGTIDVRLTPAELEDRKRKWAPRETKYGNGTLAKFAKLVGPAHLGAVTHEGFAGERHVYADI; encoded by the coding sequence ATGAGCAAGACCTGGGACAAATCCAAACTGCCTTCCCGTCATGTGACCGAAGGCCCGGCCCGCGCGCCGCATCGTAGCTATTATTACGCGATGGGGCTCTCGACCAAGGATATCCAGAAGCCGTTCGTCGGCGTAGCCAGCTGCTGGAATGAAGCCGCGCCGTGTAACACGGCCTTGATGCGCCAGGCGCATGCGGTGTCCGAAGGCGTCAAGGAAGCCGATGGAACGCCGCGCGAGTTCTGCACGATTACGGTCACCGACGGGATCGCCATGGGCCATGAAGGCATGCGCTCATCCCTGGTCAGCCGCGACTGGATTGCCGACACGGTCGAGCTGACCATGCGCGGACACTCCTATGATGCGCTGGTCGGTGTGGCGGGATGCGACAAGTCTCTCCCGGGCATGATGATGGCCATGCTGCGCCTGAACGTCCCGTCTGTCTTCCTCTATGGCGGCTCGATCATGCCAGGCAGTTTTGAGGGCCGCGATGTGACCGTGCTTGATGTGTTCGAAGCGGTTGGCGCGCATGCTGCGGGATCAAACGACATGGACAGCGACAAGCTGCGCGCGTTGGAGAAAGTGGCTTGCCCAGGCGATGGCGCTTGCGGCGGTCAGTTCACCGCCAACACCATGGCCTGCGTCAGCGAAGCGATTGGCCTGGCGCTGCCGCTCTCATCGGCCATGCCAGCACCCTGGACCGACCGGGACGGGTATGCGCGCGAGTCCGGTAAAGTCGTCATGGACCTGGTTGCCAGGAATCTCCGCCCGCGTGAGATTTGCACGCGAGAAGCCTTCGAGAATGCGGCCATCGTCGTCGCTGCAACCGGCGGATCAACCAATGCGGCACTGCACCTGCCCGCCATGGCGCATGAATGCGGGGTCGAGTTCACGCTTCGCCATGTCGCCGAAGTGTTTGAGCGTACGCCTTACATCGCCGACCTGAAGCCAGGCGGGAACTATGTCGCCAAGGATTTCGGCGAAGCCGGCGGCGTGCCGATGCTGATGCGGACGCTGATGGACGAGAAGATCGTCAATCCGGATTGCCTGACCGTGACCGGCAAGAGCTGGGGCGATTATCTGGAAGGCATGAGCTTCGATGAGACCCAGAAGGTCATCTATCCCGCGGGCAAGCCAATCACCGAGAATGGCGGCGTGGTCGGGCTCTGGGGCTCGCTGGCTCCGGATGGGGCGATCGTGAAAGTGGCCGGGCTTGAAAAGCTGCAATTCACCGGCAAGGCCCGTGTGTTCGATGGCGAGGAAGCCTGTTTCGAAGCCGTGTCGAACCGTGAGTATGAGGCAGGCGACGTCCTGGTCATTCGCTATGAGGGCCCGAAAGGCGGTCCGGGCATGCGCGAAATGCTGTCCACCACAGCGGCAATTTACGGCCAGGGCATGGGCGACAAGGTCGCGCTGATCACCGATGGGCGCTTCTCCGGCGCGACGCGCGGTTTCTGTATTGGCCATGTCGGTCCCGAAGCTCAAGAGGGGGGACCGATTGGTCTTCTCGAAGATGGTGACGTCATCATCATCGATGCAGAGAAGGGCACGATTGATGTCCGCCTGACCCCGGCTGAACTGGAAGATCGCAAGCGCAAATGGGCGCCGCGGGAAACAAAATACGGCAATGGCACACTGGCAAAGTTTGCGAAACTGGTCGGTCCGGCCCATCTTGGCGCGGTAACCCATGAAGGGTTTGCCGGAGAACGCCATGTCTACGCCGACATCTGA
- a CDS encoding DUF3137 domain-containing protein, which translates to MSTPTSDGPWDETDIDPLILQSMRGLPKDFADFPRIYQDDLKPALQAQEVERQAAAKSSLRWTWVGIGVGLLGALIGFFVFRVPQLAVVAGVIGFAVHGAGRGPLNQIGKRAKSLIVNPVAARFNMSFTPDPGPQNSVMDLHEAGLLSRWDRADYEDRLEGVRNGVDFEFFEAHLEERRRTTDSRGRTRTRWVTVFKGQCLRFEFHKAFHGRTLVLRDAGLFNIFGGGRGLDQVKLESNVFEKAFQVYSTDQVEARFLLTPDLMQRLIDLEKVFHGGKLRCAFQNGELLIALEGGDLFEPGSLFTPLDNPERVRELLDDFAAIFNLIDSFADPEALHRERRED; encoded by the coding sequence ATGTCTACGCCGACATCTGACGGCCCTTGGGACGAGACTGACATCGACCCGCTCATCCTGCAGTCCATGCGCGGGCTGCCGAAGGATTTCGCGGATTTCCCGCGGATCTATCAGGACGACCTGAAACCCGCCCTTCAGGCGCAGGAGGTGGAGCGGCAGGCGGCGGCGAAATCCTCGCTGCGCTGGACCTGGGTCGGCATCGGCGTTGGCCTGTTGGGGGCCTTGATCGGCTTTTTCGTGTTTCGCGTCCCACAGCTCGCCGTGGTGGCGGGCGTCATCGGATTTGCCGTTCATGGGGCAGGGCGCGGACCGCTCAACCAGATCGGCAAACGTGCCAAGTCCCTGATCGTCAATCCGGTCGCGGCGCGGTTCAATATGTCCTTCACGCCAGACCCTGGCCCGCAAAACAGTGTCATGGATCTGCATGAGGCTGGACTGCTCTCGCGTTGGGACCGCGCGGATTATGAAGATCGGCTGGAAGGTGTTCGCAATGGCGTCGATTTCGAATTCTTCGAGGCACACCTGGAAGAACGCCGCCGCACCACAGACTCGCGTGGACGCACCCGCACACGTTGGGTCACGGTATTCAAGGGGCAGTGCCTCCGATTTGAGTTTCACAAGGCTTTCCATGGCCGCACGCTGGTCTTGCGCGATGCAGGCCTGTTCAACATCTTTGGCGGAGGTCGTGGCCTGGACCAGGTGAAGCTGGAATCGAATGTGTTCGAGAAAGCGTTCCAGGTCTATTCGACCGATCAGGTCGAAGCACGTTTCCTGTTGACGCCGGACCTGATGCAGCGCCTGATCGATCTGGAGAAAGTATTTCATGGCGGCAAACTGCGCTGCGCTTTTCAGAATGGCGAATTGCTGATCGCGCTGGAAGGCGGTGACCTGTTCGAGCCGGGCAGCCTGTTTACGCCATTGGACAATCCCGAGCGCGTGCGCGAATTGCTTGATGATTTTGCCGCCATCTTCAATCTGATTGACAGTTTTGCCGACCCGGAAGCGCTCCATCGGGAGCGCCGCGAAGACTAA
- the xth gene encoding exodeoxyribonuclease III yields MKIATWNVNSIKARLPTVIEVLKAIDCDVICLQEIKCETDAFPYLEIEELGYNVEAHGQKSYNGVAMLSRFPLEDVVRGLPGNEDDEQARYIEALVLADHPVRVGGLYLPNGNPAPGPKYDYKLDWMGKLKNHAADLMRGEDPFVLCGDYNIIPRAEDCWEETIWADDALALPQSRAAFRRLKHLGLTEAFEATDNRGHEYTFWDYQGGAWQKDHGIRIDHHLLSPQAADRLESVEIYRKARGLEKPSDHVPVIVTLKD; encoded by the coding sequence ATGAAAATCGCGACCTGGAACGTTAATTCCATCAAAGCCCGCCTGCCCACGGTGATCGAGGTGCTGAAAGCCATCGATTGCGACGTCATCTGCCTGCAGGAAATCAAATGCGAGACAGACGCGTTCCCCTACCTGGAGATCGAAGAGCTCGGCTATAATGTCGAGGCGCACGGCCAGAAAAGCTATAATGGCGTTGCCATGCTCTCACGCTTCCCGCTTGAGGATGTTGTCCGCGGCCTGCCGGGTAATGAAGACGATGAGCAGGCCCGCTATATCGAAGCTCTGGTTCTGGCCGATCACCCGGTGCGCGTCGGGGGACTGTACTTGCCCAACGGCAACCCGGCGCCGGGGCCGAAATATGACTATAAGCTCGACTGGATGGGCAAACTCAAAAACCATGCCGCCGACCTGATGCGCGGCGAAGACCCCTTCGTCCTGTGCGGTGACTATAATATCATTCCGCGCGCGGAGGATTGCTGGGAGGAGACCATCTGGGCCGATGATGCGCTGGCGCTTCCGCAAAGCCGTGCCGCCTTTCGGCGCCTCAAACATCTCGGCCTGACGGAAGCCTTCGAAGCCACCGACAATCGCGGCCACGAATACACGTTCTGGGACTATCAGGGCGGTGCCTGGCAAAAGGACCACGGCATTCGCATCGACCACCATCTGCTCAGTCCGCAGGCCGCGGATCGGTTGGAGAGTGTGGAGATCTATCGCAAGGCGCGCGGCCTCGAGAAGCCGTCAGATCATGTGCCGGTGATTGTCACGCTTAAAGACTAG
- a CDS encoding metalloregulator ArsR/SmtB family transcription factor, with protein MQDQLIFRAISDPTRRSIMTMLAGGERSLNEISAHYEMTRPAVTKHLKILEQGGLIRVRTSGRERLHRLQPETLKTVADWVNFFSQFWDEKLADLKQAVEADDD; from the coding sequence ATGCAGGACCAATTGATCTTCCGTGCCATCTCGGACCCGACGCGGCGCAGTATCATGACTATGCTGGCGGGGGGCGAGCGCTCGTTGAACGAGATTTCGGCGCACTATGAAATGACCCGGCCAGCGGTCACGAAACATCTGAAAATCCTCGAGCAGGGCGGCCTGATCCGGGTCCGCACGAGCGGGCGGGAAAGGTTGCACCGTTTGCAGCCTGAAACCCTCAAGACGGTGGCCGACTGGGTGAACTTCTTCAGCCAGTTCTGGGACGAGAAACTCGCAGATCTAAAACAAGCAGTGGAGGCTGATGATGACTAA